Proteins from a single region of Barnesiella propionica:
- a CDS encoding immunity 17 family protein: MEQTGIYIVVGIFLFAGGMAIAASIANWDWFFNSKNCRMLTGTLKRNASRLLYGLLGILTWTMAGIILHDMLLK; this comes from the coding sequence GTGGAACAGACAGGTATTTATATTGTAGTAGGCATATTTTTATTTGCGGGGGGAATGGCTATTGCCGCATCTATAGCAAACTGGGACTGGTTTTTCAATAGTAAAAATTGCCGTATGCTTACCGGAACTTTAAAACGAAATGCTTCCAGACTTCTTTATGGGCTTCTGGGAATTCTTACCTGGACTATGGCCGGCATTATACTGCACGATATGCTGCTGAAATAA
- a CDS encoding acyltransferase family protein yields the protein MDARVLSDKVPPLLKEDNNFDIIRYYLSLAVVLAHFSELSQTPKINFTSSYTAVGGFFILSGFLVFYSFLRQPDLKAYIARRVKRIFPPYMFIVVLCAFAGVFVSDYSFKEYFTSSQLYKYLAANCCFLNFLAPDLPGVFTGNHVKVVNGSLWTMKVELMLYASVPLVYWFFKRYNKLAVLIGIYVLSLVYRIVLGYMYNNSHNEIYMIFQRQVFGQFLFFYSGVFVLFYFDYFQQYIRYIFPAALLLVITGGYNPVYTYIQPACLACVILGFAYNCRWFVWMRKYDNIAYDIYLFHFPIIQLVVSLGLVRYNYWLALAVILILTIGLSLFSWNRIEKPVLKSRHH from the coding sequence ATGGATGCCCGCGTATTAAGCGATAAAGTGCCGCCTTTGTTAAAGGAGGATAATAACTTTGACATCATCCGGTATTATCTGTCTTTGGCTGTGGTATTGGCTCATTTCTCGGAACTTAGCCAGACTCCCAAAATAAACTTCACTTCCAGTTATACGGCGGTAGGGGGCTTTTTTATACTGAGTGGTTTCCTCGTTTTTTATAGTTTTTTGCGTCAGCCGGATCTTAAAGCGTATATAGCAAGACGGGTGAAGCGTATTTTTCCTCCTTATATGTTTATTGTGGTGTTATGTGCGTTTGCGGGTGTCTTTGTCAGCGACTATAGCTTTAAGGAATATTTTACCTCTTCCCAGCTATATAAATATCTGGCGGCTAATTGCTGTTTCCTTAATTTCCTGGCACCCGACTTACCCGGAGTGTTTACAGGGAATCATGTTAAGGTAGTAAATGGTTCTTTGTGGACGATGAAAGTAGAACTCATGCTGTATGCCAGCGTTCCTCTCGTATACTGGTTTTTTAAAAGGTATAACAAACTGGCTGTTCTTATAGGCATTTATGTTTTATCCTTGGTTTACCGTATCGTATTGGGTTACATGTATAATAACAGTCATAACGAGATCTATATGATATTTCAGCGTCAGGTATTCGGGCAGTTTTTGTTTTTTTACTCCGGAGTGTTTGTGCTGTTCTATTTCGATTATTTTCAGCAGTATATACGTTACATATTTCCGGCTGCTCTTTTATTGGTAATTACGGGAGGATATAATCCGGTTTATACATATATACAACCCGCTTGCCTGGCTTGTGTGATTTTGGGTTTTGCTTATAATTGCCGTTGGTTCGTGTGGATGAGAAAATATGATAATATCGCTTATGATATTTATCTTTTCCACTTTCCCATCATTCAGCTCGTAGTTTCTCTGGGGCTTGTTCGGTACAATTACTGGCTGGCTCTCGCAGTTATTTTAATTCTTACCATCGGGCTTTCTTTGTTTTCCTGGAACCGGATAGAAAAACCTGTTCTGAAATCCCGCCATCACTAA
- a CDS encoding metallophosphoesterase, with amino-acid sequence MAEIQKEGNIDLVIFTGDLIDKGGASFGDINTALKKFEEVVISPILENLKLPKERFIFIPGNHDTENGIDKQYMKRGFLEINPHDDYEKIINIKNSLKDQNIVKARTKAFKNFEDSYYTDNLKGNYQYGDFESNFKFEIKGYKIGITSLNSVWLCGLDDDKELFLGADQITNSQLFLSKCDIKIVASHIGYDLLTEAESKYTKNSIIHCYDLNLSGHTHSLDDGFTASPSGDFCMNIASAGTLYNNIHKVDEEYKNSFQVIDLISNSEFYIRKYYQKQGMEFLLDKNFGNDGIWYFKYNSQEAIDRAKANELKEQLEQQQKFLENIFPFYPIDKAIEKDKETFTSGEFMPSQRNEKCIELLRNPEIKNLRLLSISGIGKTRIVGEAFRTMSNVFYSRTPENIDTGIIYILTNFEEGVIIIDDCPIDKYYYVARLISEFQKPFRLITIYNVLTKNEERETNVFFLDAADNKEVVDTIIERERIIDIDVKIELENTVMAFL; translated from the coding sequence ATGGCTGAAATACAGAAGGAAGGTAATATAGATCTCGTTATTTTTACCGGAGATCTAATTGATAAAGGTGGAGCTAGCTTTGGTGATATTAATACAGCTTTAAAAAAGTTTGAAGAAGTAGTAATTTCTCCTATTCTTGAGAATCTTAAACTTCCCAAAGAACGATTTATTTTCATTCCGGGCAATCATGATACAGAAAATGGAATCGATAAACAATACATGAAAAGGGGATTTCTTGAAATTAATCCTCACGATGATTATGAAAAAATTATTAATATAAAAAATTCTCTTAAAGACCAAAATATTGTAAAAGCAAGAACAAAGGCTTTTAAGAATTTTGAAGATTCATATTATACTGACAATCTGAAGGGAAATTATCAATATGGAGATTTTGAATCCAACTTTAAATTTGAAATTAAAGGATACAAGATAGGCATTACAAGTCTTAATTCTGTTTGGCTTTGTGGTCTTGATGATGACAAAGAATTGTTTCTTGGAGCTGATCAGATTACAAATTCACAATTGTTCCTTTCTAAGTGTGATATAAAGATTGTTGCGTCGCACATCGGATATGACCTATTGACCGAAGCAGAGAGTAAGTACACGAAAAATTCTATAATCCATTGTTATGATTTAAATTTATCTGGCCATACTCACTCTTTAGATGATGGTTTTACTGCATCTCCGTCAGGAGATTTTTGTATGAATATCGCATCTGCAGGAACTTTATATAACAATATTCATAAAGTAGATGAAGAGTATAAAAACTCGTTTCAAGTAATTGATTTAATTTCTAATTCAGAATTTTACATTAGAAAGTACTATCAAAAACAAGGTATGGAGTTTCTTTTAGATAAGAACTTCGGAAATGATGGCATCTGGTATTTTAAGTACAATAGTCAAGAAGCTATAGATAGAGCGAAAGCGAATGAATTAAAAGAACAACTCGAACAACAACAGAAATTTCTTGAAAATATATTCCCTTTTTATCCTATAGATAAGGCTATTGAAAAAGACAAAGAAACTTTTACGAGTGGAGAGTTTATGCCATCTCAAAGGAATGAGAAGTGTATTGAGCTCCTTAGAAATCCAGAAATCAAAAATCTTAGATTATTATCTATTTCAGGTATTGGTAAAACAAGAATTGTCGGTGAGGCCTTTAGGACAATGTCAAATGTGTTCTATAGTAGAACCCCAGAAAACATTGATACTGGTATAATCTACATATTGACCAATTTTGAAGAAGGAGTGATTATAATAGACGACTGTCCCATTGATAAATATTACTATGTTGCTAGACTTATTAGTGAATTTCAAAAACCATTTAGACTAATCACTATCTATAATGTCCTTACTAAAAATGAAGAAAGGGAAACTAATGTGTTCTTCCTTGACGCAGCCGACAATAAAGAAGTAGTAGATACCATAATAGAAAGAGAGAGAATTATTGATATAGATGTAAAAATAGAATTAGAGAATACAGTGATGGCATTTCTTTAA
- the porX gene encoding T9SS response regulator signal transducer PorX, whose translation MKKELILWADDEIDLLKPHILFLKQKGYEVVTVSNGRDALEKAENEHYDLIILDENMPGLSGLETLSRIKISSPDVPVIMITKSEEENIMNQAIGNKIADYLIKPVNPNQILLSIKKNLYQKEIITENANANYQQEFNQISSQINDSYSWEDWYEVYKKLIFWELELSQTDSSMDELLKMQKIEANSAFVKFIKKNYEKWLTSDNHPLMSPELFKTKVFPLLDNGEKVFFILIDNFRLDQWRMIKPLLSDYFTFEEELYFSILPTATQYARNSIFSGLMPDKIASMFPDLWVDEDEEEGKNLNEAPLIQTQLDRFRKKYSFSYNKINESSFGEKIIQNFAQIENNQLNICVLNFIDMLSHARTESKMIRELASTGAAYRSLTESWFKHSSALDLFKKIAEKDFKIILTTDHGTIHVDNPIKVIGDKNTNTNLRYKVGKNLSYNPKQVYEIKNPERYGLPSPNISSTYIFATNRDFFAYPNNYNYYVSYYKDTFQHGGISMEEMMIPLVTLTKK comes from the coding sequence ATGAAAAAAGAACTTATACTCTGGGCCGATGATGAAATAGACTTACTAAAACCGCACATTTTGTTTCTCAAACAAAAAGGATATGAAGTCGTAACCGTCTCTAACGGGCGGGATGCTCTTGAAAAAGCAGAAAACGAACATTACGATCTTATTATTCTGGACGAAAACATGCCTGGATTAAGCGGCTTGGAAACGTTATCCCGCATAAAAATAAGCTCTCCCGATGTCCCCGTAATCATGATCACGAAAAGCGAAGAAGAAAATATCATGAACCAAGCCATCGGAAATAAAATAGCGGACTATCTTATTAAACCGGTAAATCCCAACCAGATACTCCTGTCCATAAAAAAAAATCTATACCAAAAAGAAATTATCACAGAGAACGCTAACGCCAATTACCAGCAGGAATTTAATCAAATAAGTTCCCAGATCAACGACTCTTATTCTTGGGAAGACTGGTATGAAGTTTATAAAAAACTTATATTCTGGGAGCTGGAACTTTCGCAAACCGACAGTAGCATGGACGAATTGTTGAAAATGCAAAAGATAGAAGCGAACTCGGCATTTGTCAAATTCATTAAAAAGAATTACGAAAAATGGTTAACCAGCGATAACCATCCGCTGATGAGCCCCGAACTTTTCAAAACAAAAGTATTTCCGTTACTCGATAATGGAGAAAAAGTTTTCTTTATCCTTATCGATAATTTCCGGCTGGATCAGTGGCGCATGATAAAACCTCTCCTCAGCGATTATTTTACATTTGAAGAAGAATTGTATTTCAGCATATTACCTACAGCTACACAATATGCCCGCAACTCTATTTTTTCGGGCCTGATGCCCGATAAAATAGCCTCTATGTTTCCCGATCTCTGGGTAGACGAAGACGAGGAAGAGGGAAAGAACCTGAATGAGGCTCCGTTGATACAAACGCAGCTCGACCGCTTCCGGAAAAAATATAGCTTTTCGTATAACAAAATAAACGAATCTTCTTTCGGGGAAAAGATCATACAGAATTTCGCACAAATAGAAAACAACCAACTCAACATATGCGTGCTCAATTTTATAGACATGCTTTCCCATGCCCGCACAGAATCTAAAATGATACGTGAACTGGCATCTACCGGAGCTGCTTACCGTTCCCTTACGGAATCCTGGTTCAAACACTCTTCTGCTCTCGATCTGTTTAAGAAAATCGCAGAAAAAGATTTCAAGATTATCCTGACGACCGACCACGGAACTATACACGTAGACAATCCGATAAAAGTAATAGGCGATAAAAATACCAATACGAACCTGAGATACAAAGTGGGAAAAAACCTGAGCTATAATCCCAAACAAGTATACGAGATAAAAAATCCCGAACGTTATGGATTGCCTTCTCCTAATATAAGCTCTACCTACATTTTTGCAACAAACAGAGATTTCTTCGCCTATCCCAATAATTACAACTATTACGTAAGCTATTACAAAGATACATTCCAGCATGGAGGAATTTCCATGGAAGAAATGATGATCCCCCTTGTTACGCTAACAAAAAAATAA
- the tsaE gene encoding tRNA (adenosine(37)-N6)-threonylcarbamoyltransferase complex ATPase subunit type 1 TsaE: MTTIYIDSLDTIHEAAREFISQMGDATVFAFYGKMGAGKTTFIKAICEELGVEDVINSPTFSIINEYRSGTGELIYHFDCYRINKIEEAYDMGSEDYFYSGALCFIEWPEKIDEILPYDCINVIIEEEEDGKRRITLNPRN; this comes from the coding sequence ATGACAACTATTTACATCGACAGTTTAGACACCATACACGAAGCAGCACGGGAATTCATTTCCCAAATGGGCGATGCTACAGTTTTCGCATTTTACGGTAAAATGGGGGCCGGTAAAACGACATTCATTAAAGCTATCTGTGAAGAATTAGGAGTAGAAGATGTTATTAACAGCCCTACATTTTCTATCATCAACGAATACCGTTCCGGTACGGGAGAACTCATATACCATTTCGACTGTTACCGTATCAACAAAATTGAAGAGGCTTACGATATGGGAAGCGAAGATTATTTTTACAGCGGAGCTCTCTGTTTTATAGAATGGCCCGAAAAAATAGATGAAATACTTCCCTATGATTGTATAAATGTCATTATCGAAGAGGAAGAAGACGGAAAACGGAGAATAACACTGAACCCCCGAAACTGA